A region of the Streptomyces sp. NBC_00442 genome:
GTACACCCCGCGCGCCCTCGGCGGCGACGTCCTCGCGCAGGTGGCCGCGCTGGGCGACGGGCCCGTCCATCTCGTCGGGCACTCCTTCGGTGGGTTCGTCGCCCGCTCGGCGGCCCGGCTCGACCCCACCGCGTTCCGTTCGCTGACGCTGCTCGCGTCGGGGCCGGGCCGGGTCGGGCCCGAACAGCGCACCAAGATCCGGCTGTTGCAGGCGGCGCTGCCCGTGCTGCCTGCGTCATGGGTGTGGTCGGCGACACAGTGGCTCGACGGCAGGGACCCGGCGTACCTGCCGGACCCGCCGGAGATCGTGGCGTTCCTCGGCCACCGGTGGTTCAGCACGCGTCCCGCCCAACTCATCGCCACGGGACGGCAGTTGAGGGTCGAACCGGATCGTACCGAGGGACTCGCGAAGCTGCCGCTGCCGCTGCACGTCGCGTACGGGGACGGGGAAACGGTGTGGGCCGTCAGCGAGTTGGCCCACATGGCACGCAGCACCGGCGCCCGGCACACCGTGATTCGCGGCGCCGACCACTCCCCCAACGTCTCCCATCCGCACGAACTGACCGTCGCACTCACGGAGTTCTGGGCCGGCGTCACGGCCGGATCCGGCGCGGCCTGAGCCGGCACGGCACAGCAGTACGCCGGGTCCGGTGCGGGTCAGAACCTGGCTCGCGCCTGCCGCAGCAGCGCGAGGGCGCTTTCGGAGGGTGAGCCCGCGGCGGTGGTGCACACGGTGAGCACCTGCCCCGGTGAACGGGCGACCGACAGGGCCTGCTGCGTCACCGTCACCGCACCGACGACCGGATGGCGCAGCTCATAGGTGGCGGCGTCGCACGGCGCCACGCGGTGGTCGCGCCACAACGCCACGAACTCCTCGCTCTTCATGGTCAGTTCACCGATCAGCTCCGCGAGGAGCGCGTCTTCGGGGTGCCGGCCGACGGCGACGCGCAGGTTGCCGACCACCGCGCGGGCCTTGCGCTTCCAGTCGGCGTACAGCTCACGGCCGTGGGGGTCGAGGAACAGCATCCGGCTCATGTTGGGGCGCCGTGCCGGCTCGTCCGGGTCGCGGGGGTCGAGATGTCCTGCGAGCAGGGCGTGTCCGAGAGCGTTCCAGGCCAGGACGTCCATACGGCGGCCGAGCACGATCGCGGGCACGCCGTCGACGGCTCGGAGCAGGTCGCGCGTCTCGTCGGCGAGCTTTTCCGGGCGCGGGCGGCGCATTCGGGGCGCGTGGCGGGCGGCGTCGGCGAGGCGATCGAGGTGTGCGCGTTCGTGGGCGTCGAGCAGGAGGGCGCGTCCGATCGCGTCGAGCACCTCGGCCGACGCGCCGCGCGACAAGCCCTGTTCGAGCCGTGCGTAGTACGAGACGCTGACGCCCGCCAGTTGGGCCAGTTCCTCCCGGCGCAGTCCTGCCACGCGCCTGCGGGGCCCGAGGTCGCGCAGGCCGACATCCTCGGGTCGCAGCCGCGCCCGTCGGGCCAGAAGGAAGGTGCCGAGGGGTCCGGGTGCGTTCATCGCCCCAGTATTCGACGCGCGGCCCGCTGCCTGCCACACCCTGCGAGGAGTAGGACAGAGCGGGAGTGGCGCGTGTCCGCCCCGGTGTCCAGGCTCGGTCCCGTTCGACCACCGTACGGACCCTGGGACGGATTCATGATTCACCCTCCACCCGAGCAGCTCACCCTTGGCGACGTCACCGTCACCCGTGTCAAGGAGTTCTACGGCTCGGCCCGGATGTCGCCCGGCCAGTTCTTTCCCGACAGCCCCGACGGCTCGTGGGGCGAGCAACGGGCTTGGCTGGCGCCCGACTTCTGGGACCCGGCAACGGACGAGTGCCACACCGCGATCCAGTCCTGGCTGCTGCGCAGCGAGGGACGCACCATCCTCGTCGACACGGGGGTGGGCAACCACAAGGACCGGCCCTATGCGCCCGTGTGGAGCCGTCTGGACACCGGCTACCTCGCCAATCTCGCCGCGGCGGGGGTGCGGCCCGAGGACGTCGACCTCGTGATCAACACCCATCTGCACATCGACCACGTCGGCTGGAACACCCGTCTCGACGGCCGGAGTTGGGTGCCGACCTTCCCCAACGCCACCTATCTGATGAACCGGCGCGACTTCGACTTCTGGGATCCGGCCAACGGCAACGAGAGCGTGCTGGGGCGCGGGAATCAGAACGTGTTCGAGGACAGCGTCACGCCGGTCCACCGGGCCGGGCTCACCCGTCTGTGGGAGGGGTCGTACCGGATCGACAAGAACCTGCGTCTCGACCTCGCCGCGGGACACACGCCCGGCTCTTCGGTGCTCACTCTGGAATCCGGCGGCGACCGGGCCCTGTTCGTCGGGGATCTGGTGCACACCGCGCTGCAGATCGCGGAGCCCACGACCAACTCCTGCTTCTGCGAGGACCCGGTGGAGTCCCGCGCGACCCGGCACAGACTGCTCGGCCGCGCCGCCGACACCACCATGCTCGTCTTCCCCGCGCACTTCGGCGGCCATGGTGCGGCCGAAGTCGCGCGCGACGGTGCGAAGTTCGCGATCAAGCAGTGGGCGCCCTTCTCGCGCCTGCCCCCTTGCTGAG
Encoded here:
- a CDS encoding alpha/beta fold hydrolase → MSKPRSLALPPRTRAYRLRTPRQEFAVLDSRPAGQPRGTVLLVPGYTGSKEDFLALLDPLADAGYRAVAVDGRGQFESPGPRWPAGYTPRALGGDVLAQVAALGDGPVHLVGHSFGGFVARSAARLDPTAFRSLTLLASGPGRVGPEQRTKIRLLQAALPVLPASWVWSATQWLDGRDPAYLPDPPEIVAFLGHRWFSTRPAQLIATGRQLRVEPDRTEGLAKLPLPLHVAYGDGETVWAVSELAHMARSTGARHTVIRGADHSPNVSHPHELTVALTEFWAGVTAGSGAA
- a CDS encoding helix-turn-helix domain-containing protein, whose protein sequence is MNAPGPLGTFLLARRARLRPEDVGLRDLGPRRRVAGLRREELAQLAGVSVSYYARLEQGLSRGASAEVLDAIGRALLLDAHERAHLDRLADAARHAPRMRRPRPEKLADETRDLLRAVDGVPAIVLGRRMDVLAWNALGHALLAGHLDPRDPDEPARRPNMSRMLFLDPHGRELYADWKRKARAVVGNLRVAVGRHPEDALLAELIGELTMKSEEFVALWRDHRVAPCDAATYELRHPVVGAVTVTQQALSVARSPGQVLTVCTTAAGSPSESALALLRQARARF
- a CDS encoding MBL fold metallo-hydrolase, which codes for MIHPPPEQLTLGDVTVTRVKEFYGSARMSPGQFFPDSPDGSWGEQRAWLAPDFWDPATDECHTAIQSWLLRSEGRTILVDTGVGNHKDRPYAPVWSRLDTGYLANLAAAGVRPEDVDLVINTHLHIDHVGWNTRLDGRSWVPTFPNATYLMNRRDFDFWDPANGNESVLGRGNQNVFEDSVTPVHRAGLTRLWEGSYRIDKNLRLDLAAGHTPGSSVLTLESGGDRALFVGDLVHTALQIAEPTTNSCFCEDPVESRATRHRLLGRAADTTMLVFPAHFGGHGAAEVARDGAKFAIKQWAPFSRLPPC